In Apteryx mantelli isolate bAptMan1 chromosome 26, bAptMan1.hap1, whole genome shotgun sequence, a single window of DNA contains:
- the PRDM2 gene encoding PR domain zinc finger protein 2 isoform X3: MRDSKEGHKEEDEKPSVSAVLSLEQTAVIQEMVNQDVLPKLMIPSPTNESQIVTEDTQGAAINCGSDDLDDDDEEDDEDEEDEEEIEDANMPKEDAEMPLICEEKLDSMEEQKSMSEESPESSPKRKLVVKIPKAKDESNGDVQETFMFPCQHCERKFTTKQGLERHMHIHISTVNHAFKCRYCGKAFGTQINRRRHERRHEAGPRRKPFLTLTSSQHLDNVGDNQVIVDDGFKDDLNVSSLVQDPVVLDSEKISQEISNSAFAEENKEPKELHPCKYCKKVFGTHTNMRRHQRRVHERHLIPKGVRRKGFFPEEPQLQTEQAPPVQSVYIASTEIEEEGEVDDVYIMDISSNISENLNYYIDGKIQSNSSTSNCDVIQMESNSADLYGLNCIISPVTVEISQNLKVTQTHVNEPPKEPTSSGSNESKKRRTASPPLVPKIKTEIDPEPITPTSSLNLPLSISTENLTFHKEKSIYLSSKLKQLLQTQDTKKITPSSEIPKLGPSVTSPPILPPVSSRFKRRTSSPPSSPQHSPVLRDFVKSGEGKTVWNDSIRSSKMPKLESHSNSPAWSLTGREERETMSPLCFEDYKISKDWTAAPTFGNVCNQQPLDLSSGVKQRCDVKNKNQVPWESVLDLSVHKKPCSDAEIREYKENNSIQPTCSGIKKKKPTTCMLQKVLLNEYNGMDAAMDSAPSANRSPSPSKSSEPQAEPDMDPSLFASSVDTQTLSSSVSPVPQTSVPSMCQLPPLLTPTNPPSPPPCPPVLTVATSPPPLLPTIPLPIPDVSASATNTSSCPSPLSNTTAQSPLPVLSPTVSPSPSPVPSVEPSASPGPPTLSSSSSSSSSSSFSSSSSSPSPPPLSVVSSVVSSTDNLENTLPIIKQEETDNEQKAREDPQTSSESGIVQETFNKSFVCNVCESPFLSIKDLTKHLSVHAEEWPFKCEFCVQLFRDKTDLSEHRFLLHGVGNIFVCSVCKKEFAFLCNLQQHQRDLHPDKECTHHEFESGTLRPQNFTDPSKANVEHMQSLPEDSLDPSKEEEDEDLNDSSEELYTTIKIMASGVKSKDPDVRMGLNQHYPSFKPPPFQYHHRNPMGIGVTATNFTTHNIPQTFTTAIRCTKCGKSVDNMPELHKHILACASASDKKRYTPKKNPVPLKQTVQPKNGLVVITGPGKNAFRRMGQPKRLNFNVEISKMSSNKLKISALKKKNQLVQKAILQKKKSAQQKAELKNNPSESDSHICPYCNREFTYIGSLNKHASYSCPKKPISPSSKKNSSKKSASSSLPASTEKGNNQRRRTADAEIKMQSMQAHLGKTRARTSGPAQIQLPSASFKSKQNVKFVPPIRSKKPNSSSSLRNSSPVRMSKMTHVEGKKTKVVAKNSSSGISSKASRKLHVRIQRNNKAVLPSKSTMASKKKADRFSVKSRERIGGPITRSLQQAANAEAAENKRDESSTKQELKDFRNLL, encoded by the exons ATGAGGGATTCAAAAGAGG GTCATAAGGAGGAAGATGAAAAACCTTCTGTTTCTGCTGTGCTTTCCCTGGAACAAACGGCTGTGATTCAGGAAATGGTAAATCAAGATGTACTTCCAAAGCTGATGATCCCCAGTCCCACCAATGAGTCACAAATAGTAACTGAAGACACCCAAGGAGCAGCAATAAACTGTGGATCAGATGATTTGGATGACGATGATGAAGAGGATGATGAAGATGAGGAAGATGAAGAGGAGATAGAAGATGCCAATATGCCTAAAGAGGATGCTGAAATGCCTTTAATATGTGAAGAAAAGTTAGACTCtatggaagagcaaaagagtaTGTCAGAAGAATCTCCAGAAAGCTCTCCAAAGAGAAAGCTTGTTGTGAAAATTCCAAAAGCAAAAGATGAATCAAATGGTGACGTCCAGGAAACATTCATGTTTCCTTGTCAGCATTGTGAGAGGAAGTTTACAACAAAGCAAGGACTTGAACGCCACATGCACATCCATATATCTACTGTTAACCATGCTTTCAAATGTCGGTATTGTGGGAAGGCTTTTGGTACGCAAATTAACAGGCGAAGACATGAACGGCGTCATGAGGCAGGGCCAAGAAGGAAACCGTTCTTAACCCTAACGTCATCACAACACCTGGATAATGTTGGTGATAACCAAGTAATTGTGGATGATGGTTTTAAAGACGACTTGAATGTTTCCAGTCTTGTGCAAGATCCCGTAGTCCTGGATTCTGAGAAAATCTCACAAGAAATTTCAAACTCTGCTTTTGCTGAAGAAAATAAGGAACCCAAAGAATTGCATCCATGCAAATACTGCAAAAAGGTTTTTGGAACTCATACCAACATGCGGAGGCATCAGCGTAGGGTTCATGAGCGTCATCTTATTCCCAAAGGTGTCAGAAGAAAAGGATTCTTTCCTGAAGAGCCACAACTTCAAACTGAGCAGGCCCCACCAGTCCAGAGTGTGTACATAGCAAGCACGGAAATAGAAGAGGAAGGTGAAGTGGATGATGTTTATATTATGGATATTTCCAGCAATATCTCTGAAAACTTAAATTATTACATTGATGGTAAAATTCAGTCCAACAGCAGCACTAGCAATTGTGATGTGATTCAGATGGAGTCTAACTCTGCAGACTTGTATGGACTAAATTGTATAATCAGTCCGGTCACAGTGGAAATTTCCCAAAATTTAAAGGTTACGCAAACGCATGTGAATGAACCTCCTAAGGAGCCCACCAGCAGTGGGAGCAATGAATCCAAAAAGAGGAGAACAGCTAGCCCTCCTCTTGTaccaaaaataaaaactgaaatagaCCCAGAACCTATAACTCCTACTAGTTCTTTAAATCTTCCTCTTAGCATTTCAACAGAGAACTTaacttttcataaagaaaaaagtatttatttgtcATCAAAATTAAAACAGCTTCTTCAGACACAGGATACTAAGAAGATAACTCCATCAAGTGAAATCCCTAAACTAGGACCTTCTGTTACATCACCACCTATTTTGCCTCCAGTATCTAGCAGATTCAAAAGAAGGACCAGCTCTCCTCCCAGCTCTCCGCAGCATAGTCCAGTACTTCGAGACTTTGTCAAATCAGGTGAGGGAAAAACTGTGTGGAATGATAGTATTCGGAGTTCAAAAATGCCAAAGTTAGAAAGCCACAGCAACTCACCTGCGTGGAGCTTGactggaagggaagaaagagagactATGAGCCCTCTGTGCTTTGAAGACTATAAAATATCTAAAGACTGGACAGCAGCTCCGACCTTTGGCAATGTGTGCAACCAGCAGCCACTGGATTTATCTAGTGGTGTAAAACAAAGATGTGATGTGAAAAATAAGAATCAGGTTCCTTGGGAATCTGTATTAGATTTAAGTGTGCATAAGAAGCCTTGTAGTGATGCTGAAATTAGGGAgtataaagaaaataattccaTACAGCCAACCTGTAGTggtattaaaaagaagaaaccaaCCACTTGCATGTTGCAGAAGGTTCTGCTGAATGAGTATAACGGAATGGATGCAGCTATGGACAGTGCCCCCAGTGCGAACAGAAGCCCAAGCCCAAGTAAATCATCAGAACCTCAGGCAGAACCTGACATGGATCCCAGTCTATTTGCATCTTCTGTTGACACTCAGACCCTTAGTTCCTCTGTTTCCCCTGTGCCGCAGACATCTGTACCTTCAATGTGCCAGCTGCCTCCTTTGTTGACACCAACAAATCCTCCTTCCCCACCACCCTGCCCACCTGTGTTAACAGTTGCTACGTCGCCTCCTCCCCTTCTTCCCACAATACCGTTACCAATTCCAGATGTCTCCGCCAGTGCCACTAACACATCATCTTGCCCATCACCACTCTCTAACACTACTGCCCAGTCCCCACTACCTGTTCTTTCACCTACAGTTTCTCCTTCTCCATCTCCTGTTCCTTCTGTTGAACCTTCTGCCTCACCTGGTCCTCCtactctttcctcttcctcttcttcctcctcttcttcctctttctcttcatcatcatcatctccatctccacctcctctttcagtagtttCTTCTGTTGTTTCCTCTACTGATAATCTTGAAAATACTCTCCCAATAATAAAGCAGGAAGAAACTGATAATGAacaaaaggcaagagaagatccTCAAACTTCAAGTGAATCAGGAATAGTGCAGGAAACGTTCAATAAAAGCTTTGTGTGCAATGTTTGTGAATCaccttttctttccattaaaGACCTAACTAAGCATTTATCTGTTCATGCTGAAGAATGGCCCTTCAAATGTGAATTCTGTGTACAGCTTTTTAGGGATAAAACAGACTTGTCAGAACATCGCTTTCTGCTTCATGGAGTAGGAAATATCTTTGTTTGTTCAGTCTGTAAAAAGGAATTTGCTTTTTTGTGCAATTTGCAACAGCATCAGCGAGATCTCCATCCAGACAAAGAATGCACGCATCATGAGTTTGAGAGTGGGACTTTGAGACCCCAGAATTTCACTGACCCCAGCAAGGCAAATGTAGAACATATGCAGAGCCTCCCAGAAGATTCTTTAGACCCTTCtaaagaggaggaagatgaagatCTAAATGATTCCTCTGAAGAGCTGTATACTACTATAAAAATAATGGCTTCTGGGGTAAAATCTAAAGATCCAGATGTTCGTATGGGCCTAAATCAACACTATCCAAGCTTTAAACCACCTCCATTTCAGTATCACCATCGTAATCCTATGGGTATTGGAGTTACTGCAACAAATTTCACTACCCACAATATCCCACAGACCTTTACTACTGCCATTCGTTGCACAAAATGTGGAAAAAGTGTTGATAATATGCCCGAGTTACACAAACACATATTGGCATGTGCATCTGCCAGTGATAAAAAGAGATACACACCCAAAAAAAATCCAGTACCACTGAAACAGACAGTGCAGCCTAAAAATGGCTTGGTGGTTATAACTGGCCCTGGAAAGAATGCCTTCAGAAGAATGGGTCAGCCTAAAAGACTTAATTTCAATGTTGAGATAAGCAAAATGTCCTCAAATAAACTAAAAATAAGTGcattgaaaaagaaaaaccaactTGTCCAGAAAGCtatcttgcaaaaaaagaaatctgcacagcagaaggcgGAATTGAAAAATAATCCATCTGAGTCAGACTCTCACATCTGCCCCTACTGTAATAGAGAATTTACTTATATTGGAAGTTTGAACAAACATGCATCATATAGCTGTCCCAAAAAACCCATTTCTCCATCCTCTAAAAAAAATTCATcaaaaaaaagtgcaagttcTTCATTGCCTGCAAGCACTGAAAAAGGCAACAACCAGCGTAGGCGAACAGCGGATGCAGAAATCAAAATGCAAAGCATGCAGGCTCACTTGGGCAAGACAAGAGCACGAACCTCAGGACCTGCGCAAATTCAGCTGCCCTCTGCGTccttcaaatcaaaacaaaatgttaaatttGTACCTCCAATTCGATCTAAAAAGCCAAATTCATCTTCATCATTGAGGAACTCTAGTCCTGTAAGAATGTCCAAAATGACTCATGTTGAAGGGAAAAAAACTAAAGTGGTAGCTAAGAACAGTTCCTCCGGAATCTCAAGCAAGGCATCCCGGAAATTGCATGTCAGAATACAAAGGAATAATAAAGCTGTTTTGCCAAGTAAGTCTACTATGGCAAGTAAGAAAAAAGCAGACAGGTTCAGTGTAAAATCTAGAGAAAGGATTGGAGGACCTATTACACGAAGCTTGCAGCAGGCGGCTaatgcagaggcagcagaaaacaaaagagatGAAAGCAGTACAAAGCAAGAGCTAAAAGATTTCAG